TTTATTGCTGGTAAACGCCCTTCCCCATGTGGGCCTTATAACCAGGGTAGGTGGTGTGCTCTCGAGGCGTATGGGATTGGTCAGGGCAGGGAGGCCGCTCACGGTCTACGGTATTCAGAGATCATATGGGGACTTCGTCCGGATGGTCGACTCGATAAAGCAGGAAATAGGTGCCAATTGTTGACAGGCTTTTGATGGTATGATACACTGAGCTTGGCGTTTGACGGTAGTGTATGGTAGTGTAAGGAAGGGAGAGGGTTGGGGCGTGAGGCGCAAGACCGGCGTGGTGACTGTAATCGTTCTGGCGGCAGTATTGCTCGTCGCCTGCGGCGCGTGGTATATCTATTCTAACATCAGTGCTGTGGCCAGGGTAAACGGAAAGGCAATATCCTGGTCTAGCTTCCATAAGGCCCTGGAGGATCAAGGGGGGAAGCAGATCCTGTCCGCGATGATTCGCGAGGAGCTTATACGCCAGGCTGCTGCGCGTGAAGGCATTTCTATCAGCAAGGCCGACGTCGATGAGGAAGTGAATAATCTCGTCAAGCAGTTTGGCTCCAATGAGGCATTTGAGTCTGTCCTGGGCCAGTATGGGATGACGGAGGGGGACGTCCGGAAGCAGATCGAAGTGAGCCTGCTGCTCAATGCCCTTGCAACGAAGGATATAACGGTGACGGAAGATGAGTTGCTGAAGTACTATAACGAGCACAAGGCCGATTTTAAAGAGCCTGAAGAGGTAAGGGCCAGGCATATACTGGTAGGCGACGAAAAGGCGGCAAGGGGCATCCTGGCCCAATTGAAATCGGGTGCTGATTTTGCGGCGATAGCGAAGGAGAAGTCCAGGGATCCGGGAACGAAGGATAAAGGCGGAGACCTCGGCTATTTTCGGCGTGGCATGATGGACCCGGAGTTCGAGAAGGCCGCTTTTTCACTTGGCGTCGGCCAGACCAGCGGCATCGTCAGGTCCGCCTACGGTTATCACATAATAAGGGTGGAGGCGAGAAAGCCCGAGAAGCAGCTGGCGTTTGACGAAGTTAAAACTAGGATCGAGAAGCTAGTCAAAAACGAGAAAGCGAAGCCGGCAGGTGAGGTCATAGCCGGGCTGGCACATAGTGCCAGGATAGAGATAAACTCCAAGGACCTAAAGAGCGTGCTTGATACCCTAGCATATTAGGCATATTTAGGCATATTAGGATTGGCCAGGCCATTCCACCGGGCGTGTCTATCCGCCGCGTCAGGCCTCCATGCCGCCGTGCGGCATCACGAGAGAGGAGGGGTTACCCCTCCTCTCCCTTTGCAGGGAAGGAGATTCCATCCGGACCGCGAATAATCAAATGGTGAGGCGATCATTGAGTGGGGAAGATGAGTGCTGGAGCGAGAAAGGGGACGGGAGCCAAAGTGGCCGCGGTCAACCCCGGGTCTGCCGCCGGTGAGGCCGGCCTGGAGGGAGGCGATATTGTCCTCAGCATCAATGGCTTCCCCCTCGCTGATATTATAGATTACAGGTTCCTTGAGACAGATACGCACCTGGAGCTCGAGGTCATGAAGAAAGATGGGGAGCTTTGGGTGATAGATGTGGATAAGGACTATGATGAGGATCTCGGGATAGAGTTCGAGTCTGCAACGTTCGACGGGATCAGGACATGTCGAAATAAGTGTATTTTTTGCTTCATCGACCAGTTGCCGGGCGGCCTCAGGGAGAGTCTTTATATCAAGGACGATGATTACCGTCTCTCGTTCCTGCATGGGAACTTCATTACCCTGACAAATGCGGCTCCTCCTGATCTCGAACGTATCGCCCGGATGAAGCTTTCGCCGCTTTATATTTCGGTTCACGCGACCTCCCCCGAGGTCCGGGCGAGGCTCCTCGGCAGCCGGCACGCGGGACAAATTATGAATCAGATCAGCTTGCTCGCACGATCCGGCATAGAGATGCATATCCAGATAGTCCTGTGCCCCGACCTGAATGATGGGGCAATCCTGGATGCGACAATATCCGACCTCGCTGGTTTCTGGCCGCAGGTGAAATCCGTCGGGGTGGTCCCTGTGGGCCTCACGCGCTACAGGAGCGGGCTTTATCCCCTGAGACCGGTAACGAAGCCTGATGCCCGGGCCGTGGTTGACCAGATCGAGAGGTGGGCGGCTGAATTCAGACGGAGATTCGGCTATTCCTTTTGCTTCGCCGCCGACGAGTTCTATCTTACGGCGCGCCGTGAGGTGCCGGCCGCCTTATTTTATGAGGATTTCCCACAGTTCGAAAATGGCATAGGGCTCATAAGGTCATTCCTTGATGAGCTTGACAGCCTGCGCGAGCGACGCAAGCTGCGCGAGTTGAGTAAGCTCCGCGACATCCGGGCTCGAGGTCGGGCTCGTGGGGCTGGGATTTTTAAAAACATCCTGGTTGTGACGGGCCTTCTTGCACAAGATATAATCATGGAGGCAGCCGCTTTCATAGAGGAAAGCCTCCCGGGGCTTAGCGTGGCAGTATGCCCGGTGCGAAACCGTTTCTTCGGCGATAGCATCTCAGTGGCCGGTCTTGTTGTCGGTCGGGATATCATTGAGGCCCTGTCGGTGTGGGCCGTGGGGCGCTCCTCTGGGGACTGTGCCGGTCATGCCAGGGGCTGTGGCTGCTGCTGTGGCGATCAGATCGCCTGCATAGCCGTCCCGTCGGTAATGTTGAAATCAGGCGAGGATTTCTTCCTGGACGGGATAAGCACGAGGGATATCGAGGCGGCCCTGAATGCCCCGGTGCGCGTGGTAGAGCCGACGCCGGAGGCGTTGTTCGAGCTGGCGTGCGATATCATGGGGAAGCGGGCTGGTTCTGATCTCGACCTGGATGACTCGACCTGGATGAATCGATAGCAGGGTGCGGTGAAAGGCAGGTTTGAATCGGTGACAAATGCGCCGGTTGTGGCTATAGTAGGACGGCCCAATGTGGGAAAATCTACGCTGTTCAACAGGATCATAGGGGCGAGGGTAGCCATCGTGGAGAAGACGCCCGGCGTGACCAGGGATAGGATATATGAATGGGCGGAATGGAGAGGTAGGCGCTTCTTGCTCGTGGACACCGGCGGGATCGATGTGATCTCGGGGAAGGCCAGGGCCGGGGCGGGGTCCCGAGCCGAAGATGAACTGGAGATCATGCAGCAGACGCGGCGCCAGGCGGAGATCGCCATAGCCGAATCGGACATCATTTTGTTCGTCGTCGATGCCAGGGATGGCGTGACACCGGCTGATCATGATATTGCCGGCATCCTCCGTCGCTCGGGCAAGCCGGTGCTCCTCGTCGCCAACAAACTCGAGGGGAAAATCGGGGGGCATGAGGCCGGGCACATGGACCTTTATGAGCTGGGTCTCGGTGATGCCTTTCCAATTTCGGCCGTGCATGGCGAGGGCGTAGGTGATCTCCTCGATGCCGTTATAGAGAGTATGGGGCAGCTGCCAGGCGCCGGCGCGGCTGAAGGAGAGACCGGAGAAGCTGAGACAACCGGATTCGTCATAAAGATCGCCGTGATCGGGCGCCCCAACGTCGGGAAATCCTCCCTCGTCAACAAGATCCTTGGAGAGGAACGCTTCATAGTAAGCGATGTGCCCGGGACGACCAGGGATGCTATAGATACACTATTTCGCCATGGCGACCAGGAGTTCAGGATTATCGATACAGCGGGGATCAGGCGTAAATCCAGGATCAGGGATCAACTCGAGAGATACTCTGTTCTGAGGGCGCTGCGTGCAATAGATAGATGTGATGTCGCCGTCCTCGTGCTGGACGCCCTCGAGGGCCCGACCGAGCAGGAGACGAAGATAGGGGGCTATATTCACGAGGCGGGGCGAGGCTGTATAATTGCGGTCAACAAGTGGGACCTGGTCAAGGACCGGGAAAACGTCATGACTCAGCTCGAGAGGGATATACGGGATACCCTCGGGTTTCTGGACTATGCTCCGATTGTTTTCATATCAGCTGTTACAGGGAAGAGAGTGGAGACTCTTCTCCAGATGATAAAGGACGTCTTCGCCAGGTGGAGCTCCAGGATACCGACATCAACCCTGAACCAGGTGATCCAGGAGGCGGTAGTGCGGGTCGAGCCCCCTTCACATAAGGGGAGGGAGTTGAAGGTGTACTATGGAACGCAGGTCAGGTCCAGGCCGCCCGCGTTTGCGATCTATGTGAACGATCCTGATCTAATGCACTTCTCTTATGAGCGGTATCTCGAGAATACGTTACGGGAGGCTTTCGGCTTTGAGGGCACGAGGATAGAGCTGTGGATGCGCAGGAAGACCTGACAGGTGGCGGCGTGTAGCGGGTGGCGGAGGAGCTCTAGGAAGATGTGAGATGGGATAGGGGGCAGGGGAAGCGTGGGGACGGTCAATGCTGGTGCAGGGGTAATTGTTTTATCTCTAATTGTGAGCTACCTTATCGGGGCGATCCCCTTCGGTTATGTGGTCGGGAGGTTGCACCGGGGGATTGATGTGAGAAAGCACGGGAGCGGTAATATCGGCGCAACTAATGTCCTGCGCGTCATGGGACCTCTCCCCGCCTTTCTGGTCCTCCTGGGCGACTTCGCGAAGGGCGCCATTGCTACGCTCTGGGGGTTTAAGGTGGGCGGGCCCCCCATGGCGGCTGTATGTGGCGTCGCGGCGGTGCTGGGTGGGCATTGGTCGGTCTTTTTGAGGTTTGGCGGCGGGAAGGGTATAGCCGTAAGCACGGGAGCGGCAACCGTGTTGATGCCCAGGGCGGTCCTCATCCTAGCGGCAATCTGGGCCATCATAGTGGCCCTCACGCGGTATGTTTCCCTCGGGTCCGTCACCATCGCGGTCCTTTTCCCATTTATCGCGTGGGGCCTGGGCGGGCCTCGAGAGTATCTCCCCGCAAGCATTTTAATCGCCCTTCTTGTAATTTATAAACACAGGTCGAACATCAGGAGGTTGATTGCCGGAAAAGAATACAAGCTAGGTCAAAAGGTGGATTCGGCCCCCAGCAGGAATACCAGTGGGAATAACAGTGGGAGGGAGAAGAAGTGAAGGCAAACCTAGTAGTGCTGGGATTGAGCCTGGGCATATCAATACTTGTTGCGATTTGGGCTTACCGGGATGCCAGGACGCGCGATTCCAACCCGTTTTTATGGAGCGCGGGAGCTATTATTGGCGGTTTGATGATGCCGATCCTAGGCGCGCTTCTGGTGCCGGCGCTCTATATAATCTTCAGGCCTAAGGGCCATCTCAATACATGCCCGCATTGCAGCAGGAAATACATCAATTATCTGGCGTTTTGTCCTCATTGCGGCAAGCCGGTGAAGAAAGAATGTCTGAGATGTCACGAGAATATGGAACTCGATGCGACAGAATGCCCGCATTGTCGGATGAAGGCGTAATCAAACCGTGTCGCCACCCCGGGATGGAGGTACCCGCCTAAAAATGAAGATGGAGGAAGGATTTACTCACCGAGTGTCGAAAAGCTAATTGTGCCATTTTAAGCTTCTTACGGGGGGAGCGGGGGTGCTCGATAAGCGCGGGAGGATAGAGAACCTCATCGAACAGCTTACTGCCTTGGAGAAAGACCTCGAAACCCTCGATGAGAGAATACGCGACAAGGCGAGCGGCCAGATGGTCCGCGCGCGAGAGGAGATAATCGATCTTCTCCTACTGGCGCTGAAAGAGGGCGATGTTACGGCGCGCCGCGGGGCTGCATATGGGCTCGGCAAGCTCCGGGACCGGAGAGCTATCCCGGCACTGGTATATGCATTGAATGACGAGGACGATTCGGTTCGCGGCTGGGCGGCGGAAGCCCTGGGGCTCCTGGGGGATAAGGGCGCGATAGCCCCCCTGATTCAGGCGTTAAAGGATCCGAATCCCTATGTTGGCTACAGCGTATCGACCTCCCTGAAGCGCATAATCGATCAGGGTGATATTGCGCCTCTCGTCGAAGCGTTGAAAAATCCTGAGCGAAACATACGCCGGAGGGTGGCGAAGCTTCTTGGGGAGCTGCGAGATGGTAGGGCTGTCCCGGCCTTGATGTCCTTGGTGGGGGATGAGGACAGAGGGGTCCGGTATGAGGCGGTCGAGGCGCTCAGGAGGATCGGCGACCACAGGGCCGTCGATTCCTTGATCATGGCCCTTGGTGACGAGTGCCGGGATATTCGCTACAGTGCTATCCAGGCCCTGCGTGGCTTTGGGAACAGGAGGGCCGTTGAGCCCCTCGTCCGGTTATGTTTCGAGGACGAAGAGTTGCGTTTCCACGCACTCCATGCATTGAGGGCAATATGCGGCGACGATGCCGTGCGCCCTGTCGTCAGCGCCCTCGAGGAGGTCCGGAATCTTGTAGGCATCACGGCTGCCCGTGTCCTGGCCCAGGGGGAGCTTCACAGGGCGAGCGGGTGAGACAGGAGGACCAGAAAAGAGCTCGTCATTGTCCCGTTATCCTGTAGTCTCTCTTGCGAAAGATGCGCCGAAAGGCGTCTTTTTTCGCACATGCGACAATGTAAAATAATAAAACAAGGGGATGCTGGATGGTCTGGGCGTATCTTATGCATAATTATCATTGTGGGAGTATCGCAGCCCCCGGGCTTTGCCCCATACTGTTAGGGGCGGGTTATTTCTTGGGGGTAAAAGGGGAAGTTGAGCTGTTATGCCTACGGAGATAACGCAGGCGGAAATCATATGGCGGCTTGCCCTTGCCTGCCTTCTTGGTGGGCTTATAGGACTTGAACGCGAAAGCCACAGGAGGCCGGCCGGGTTTAGAACCCACATCCTGGTCTCGGTGGGCTCCTGCCTTGTGATGATTCTCTCCATTCATGGCTTCGGCGAGTTTGA
This portion of the Bacillota bacterium genome encodes:
- a CDS encoding foldase — encoded protein: MRRKTGVVTVIVLAAVLLVACGAWYIYSNISAVARVNGKAISWSSFHKALEDQGGKQILSAMIREELIRQAAAREGISISKADVDEEVNNLVKQFGSNEAFESVLGQYGMTEGDVRKQIEVSLLLNALATKDITVTEDELLKYYNEHKADFKEPEEVRARHILVGDEKAARGILAQLKSGADFAAIAKEKSRDPGTKDKGGDLGYFRRGMMDPEFEKAAFSLGVGQTSGIVRSAYGYHIIRVEARKPEKQLAFDEVKTRIEKLVKNEKAKPAGEVIAGLAHSARIEINSKDLKSVLDTLAY
- a CDS encoding DUF512 domain-containing protein, producing the protein MGKMSAGARKGTGAKVAAVNPGSAAGEAGLEGGDIVLSINGFPLADIIDYRFLETDTHLELEVMKKDGELWVIDVDKDYDEDLGIEFESATFDGIRTCRNKCIFCFIDQLPGGLRESLYIKDDDYRLSFLHGNFITLTNAAPPDLERIARMKLSPLYISVHATSPEVRARLLGSRHAGQIMNQISLLARSGIEMHIQIVLCPDLNDGAILDATISDLAGFWPQVKSVGVVPVGLTRYRSGLYPLRPVTKPDARAVVDQIERWAAEFRRRFGYSFCFAADEFYLTARREVPAALFYEDFPQFENGIGLIRSFLDELDSLRERRKLRELSKLRDIRARGRARGAGIFKNILVVTGLLAQDIIMEAAAFIEESLPGLSVAVCPVRNRFFGDSISVAGLVVGRDIIEALSVWAVGRSSGDCAGHARGCGCCCGDQIACIAVPSVMLKSGEDFFLDGISTRDIEAALNAPVRVVEPTPEALFELACDIMGKRAGSDLDLDDSTWMNR
- the der gene encoding ribosome biogenesis GTPase Der encodes the protein MTNAPVVAIVGRPNVGKSTLFNRIIGARVAIVEKTPGVTRDRIYEWAEWRGRRFLLVDTGGIDVISGKARAGAGSRAEDELEIMQQTRRQAEIAIAESDIILFVVDARDGVTPADHDIAGILRRSGKPVLLVANKLEGKIGGHEAGHMDLYELGLGDAFPISAVHGEGVGDLLDAVIESMGQLPGAGAAEGETGEAETTGFVIKIAVIGRPNVGKSSLVNKILGEERFIVSDVPGTTRDAIDTLFRHGDQEFRIIDTAGIRRKSRIRDQLERYSVLRALRAIDRCDVAVLVLDALEGPTEQETKIGGYIHEAGRGCIIAVNKWDLVKDRENVMTQLERDIRDTLGFLDYAPIVFISAVTGKRVETLLQMIKDVFARWSSRIPTSTLNQVIQEAVVRVEPPSHKGRELKVYYGTQVRSRPPAFAIYVNDPDLMHFSYERYLENTLREAFGFEGTRIELWMRRKT
- the plsY gene encoding glycerol-3-phosphate 1-O-acyltransferase PlsY yields the protein MVLSLIVSYLIGAIPFGYVVGRLHRGIDVRKHGSGNIGATNVLRVMGPLPAFLVLLGDFAKGAIATLWGFKVGGPPMAAVCGVAAVLGGHWSVFLRFGGGKGIAVSTGAATVLMPRAVLILAAIWAIIVALTRYVSLGSVTIAVLFPFIAWGLGGPREYLPASILIALLVIYKHRSNIRRLIAGKEYKLGQKVDSAPSRNTSGNNSGREKK
- a CDS encoding HEAT repeat domain-containing protein, whose protein sequence is MLDKRGRIENLIEQLTALEKDLETLDERIRDKASGQMVRAREEIIDLLLLALKEGDVTARRGAAYGLGKLRDRRAIPALVYALNDEDDSVRGWAAEALGLLGDKGAIAPLIQALKDPNPYVGYSVSTSLKRIIDQGDIAPLVEALKNPERNIRRRVAKLLGELRDGRAVPALMSLVGDEDRGVRYEAVEALRRIGDHRAVDSLIMALGDECRDIRYSAIQALRGFGNRRAVEPLVRLCFEDEELRFHALHALRAICGDDAVRPVVSALEEVRNLVGITAARVLAQGELHRASG